One Sulfurimonas sp. C5 genomic region harbors:
- the rplS gene encoding 50S ribosomal protein L19: protein MRNKYIENFEKAQIADKNIPDFRAGDTVRLAVTIKEGDKTRVQAYEGVCIARRGQGTGETITVRKIGANGVGIERIFPIYTDSINEIKVIRRGRVRRAKLFYLRNLAGKAARIKELRRK, encoded by the coding sequence ATGAGAAATAAGTACATTGAAAACTTTGAAAAAGCGCAAATCGCTGACAAAAATATTCCAGATTTTCGTGCTGGTGATACTGTTCGTTTAGCAGTAACTATTAAAGAGGGAGACAAAACTCGTGTTCAAGCATACGAAGGTGTATGTATTGCAAGACGTGGTCAAGGAACTGGTGAAACTATCACTGTTCGTAAAATTGGTGCAAATGGTGTAGGTATTGAGAGAATTTTCCCAATCTATACTGATTCTATCAATGAAATTAAAGTTATTCGTCGTGGTCGTGTTCGCCGTGCGAAACTTTTCTACTTACGTAACCTTGCTGGTAAAGCAGCACGTATTAAAGAGCTTAGAAGAAAATAA